GAATGAGTGGGGCacccaaggaagagaaagatcTGTGTGGGTGGAGCAGGGTGAGCTaagggagcagaggagggagaggaggggtgagaAGCAGGACCAGAGCATGAGGGACTCTAGGACACGGGTTAGGTTTCACCCTGGATACCTTCAGGAGCCTCTGGAACAAGGGGTGACATGATGGCCTCCACTCTCAATTTCGCTTTGGCTGCCTGTGTGGAGGATGGGTTATAAGGGGACAGAGTAGAAGCAGGAGGCCTGGTGGGTCGCTGTGGGAGCTCAGAATAGGCTAGTGGATGCGTCAGCCTTCCAGGGAAGTGGGCAGGTTGATAGGACACTTTGGAGTTAGCACTTCTTCGCAGAGTACTGATAAAGGTTCACTGATCATACATACTAAGTGCTCGATCAATGTTCAGCATTCATATTCTTTAGTCTAAGCACTGCCTTGAGATGCAGGTGTTATTATTCCCTGTAACAGATGAGgagattgaggctcagagaggtacttgtccaaggtcacacagcacacgACAGAGCAAGGATGCACCGCGGGATCTTTTTAGCTGCAAACTGCGTGCCTGTTCTTTCTGTCCATCATGCTGCTCCCACGGCTCTTCCCTGGGAGATGTCCTGGTGCAGCAGCTGATGGGAGGGCTTCAGGCTGGCAGAGGGCCTTGGAGCGTCCCTCGTTTTACGCCCTTCTTTGGGCTCACCCCCAACTTCTGCGCCATGAGCCCTGCTGTCCGCACCCCCAGCCATGCTCTCTCTTCCCCTGCCACCCAGTCCCCTGCCTCATCAGACCAGTTCCCTCAAAACCACAGCACAGACGTGGGAAAGGAGGCTTTCCTCTCTTAAGCTCACATAACTACGCTGCCTAAAAGAGGGAGGGCGGGCTGGCAGAGCCTGACCCTCGACCTTTCTGGGTCCTCTGCCTGCAGGGCCCCCCGGTGGAGGTCACTCTGCCTTTCTTGCAGGTCTCCAACATTGCGGACCCCCAGCAGACTGTGGGCCTGAGCACCCAGGAACCTGGTGACGTCTTCACCTACTCCGAGTTCGATGGGATCCTGGGGCTGGCCTACCCCTCCCTGGCCTCTGAGTACTCGGTCCCCGTGTTTGACAACATGATGAACAGGCACCTGGTGGCCCAAGACCTGTTCTCGGTTTACATGGACGGGTAGGAGCTGCGCCCAGCGTGGGCTGGACTTCCACGTCCTGGCGGGGACTGTCGCCTGAGGAGTGTCCACCCCGTGGGGACACTGCAACCCAAGGGTAGTCACCGGCATCCAAGCAAACCTCTCCTTGCTTCCAGGCACGTCCAACCTCCTGTCTAAAGGTCCCCAGCAGGGTCACTGACGCAGCCGGAGTCCACCGGGCCAGAATTTGACTTTCATCTCTGGCATGTAAAAAAGGAAGCCTGAATCCATCTCTGCATAGGGGCTTTTAACCTCTTTTCTTCCAAAGCGGCAGGCCTCAGTAATCATTTATTGATGTCACTGAGACTCACAGATGTTTAGAGCAGGCTCCAAAGGAGTCCAACCTTCTCCTTTCAATATGCAGGCAACTGAGGCCCGGGCGGGATGGTCACCCTCAAACTGGTGGACGAGCCATGTCTGGGGCCCAGGGCTCCTGACTCCCAGTCCAGTGTTCCCCACTCTACCCGCCTGATGGGGCAGCTCTGCTAGACAGAGGGGTGGGTGGCAGGGCTGGCAGAAGGGAACCACACCCAGGAGAAGGAGCTGGGTAACCCAGGCAGGGGGGTAAATAggtgcattcactcattcatttactcagtaGATATTTATGGGCCCTTACTATGTGCAGGGGCTGTGCCAGGGGACGGGGATACATCAGCAAACAGGACAAACTGGGAGTCAACTTTTTAGCAGGGGAAACGGACAACACACGCATCATAATTGCGTATACAATTACGATGACGGTTGTGATAAGAGCACTCCCTGCAAGGGAGATCAGCATGTACTGAAGGCTTAATAGTGACAGGCAGCCCAGTGTGACGAGGTATGTGTGTGGAGAGTGGCCAGGGGAAGCTTCGCTGAGGCCTGAGTGGGTGATACACAGGTGAGACAAAGGGATGGAACATTTTAGGCAGTGGGGTGGCATGTGTCAGAGCCCGGAGGTGGGACGGAGCTTGATGAGGCCAAGGAACAAGAGCTGCAGAGTGAGACGCAGGTAACCCACAGTGTGCCAGTGTTTCCTCGCCATGAGACAGAGTCCCAGAAGCAACAGAGAGGGTTTGGGCTGGGGTGGCAGTTTTCATCCAGAGCATGTGGGACCTCGCTGAAGACCCCTTCCCCTACTCGAGGCCAAAGGGCTGGGGGCAGAAAGCCTTGAGTGGAGGGGGCAGGGACACAGTGGCCTGAGCAGAGCCTGGCAGGCACGTGACCTCCTACTTCCTGACCTCCCCTCCCACAGTAATGACCATGCTCTGGGCTCTAGTGCTGCCTCAGCCTGGGTGGGTGCTGCAGAATTCAGAGAGAAAGGATGCTGCAGCTGATATCAAAGAAAAGCCTGGAGTACCGGGAAGGTGGGAGAGCTCATGTGAAGCctttggggtggaggtgggtgttGGGGGCCGGGAGGACGGTGCGGCAGGGTCTGAATCGCATCTAACCCTGTGTGGGGCTGGGCTACCTCCTCACAGAGCCAGGATGTCGGAGTCCCACATCATGACTTTCCTTGGTTTCAGGAATGGCCAGGAGAGCATGCTCACGCTGGGGGCCATTGACCCGTCCTACTACACAGGATCCCTGCACTGGGTGCCTGTGACCTTGCAGAAGTACTGGCAGTTCACCTTGGACAGGTGGGTGAGCGGCAGCTGTGGCCCCGCCAGAGGCTGCCTCCAGGTGTGGGGATGTGAGGGTCTGGGTGTCAGCCCGGGAGCTTGGAAGACCATCACATTAGCGTATGAATCAGATGCTCCAAAGCCAAGTGTCTTTGTCAGTGAGGACGCTAAACCTTCGCTTACACTTTATTAATAAGTCTAGCTGTGCTTATCCAGCACCACGACCTGCCAGGCATTGCGCTGGGTGAGGATATGACTGCCTGGCTTAGTCCTCACTAGAGCCCTGTGGGGGTGGCGCTgtgattatcctcattttgtaaTTTACTAACATCGACTTTGAACCTCACGACCATCCcttgaggaaatcaaaaacaggGTGGTTAATGTACCCATTTTGTAGATAAGAAGCCTGAGTGTAAGAAGACTGGGGAATTTGCAGCAAATAAATGGCAGGGGAAAGCTTGAAACCAGATCTTTGGGCAACCAGTGTGGTACTCATTCCACCCCTTAATGCCCGTGACTTTGCTGTTTCATTGAAGTTTCTGTCCCATAGAAGGTCAGGTGGCCTCCACTGAGCCACTGAGTTGGGAGAAAATGGTTTCGGGTCTTTTCTCTGAGTTCAGGAAGTTATGGGGGCTCCAGAAAGGAGCCCAAAGAAAAGGATCTGGGGTGGCTGGACTTCCTTCCTGCCAAGGATCCTGGCAGGGGAGGCTAGGAGGGACCCAGGGCGGGAGGGGTGGATGATGATTGTGCTGCGAGGCCATCCTATTTCCCCTCTGCAGTGTCACCATCGGCGGTGTGGTGGTGGCCTGTGATGGTGGCTGTCAGGCCATCCTGGACACGGGCACCTCCATACTGGTCGGGCCCAGCAGTGACGTCCTCAACATCCAGATGGCCATCGGAGCCACACAGAACCGGTATGGTGAGGTGAGGCCAGACCCTtatccccacctccccagaccccccCAGAAGAGGGAACCCCTTTGCACATGGAAGAAATGACAAAGGGAAATGGTGAGGGGTTTGGGATTCCTGCAGGGGTTGGGATTTCTTGGGAGGCCTTCAAGATGGCCTGGCTTTTCTAGCTTAGGCTCACTTGCTGTTGGAGGTCCCATGTCTTGTGCAGGGGCTGCAATCTGACTTCCTGTCCCCAGGGAGGGTCATACATCCCTGAGTCACTAAGCTTTGCTGTGCTCTCTTGTACCCCTCCACCCATGggtctcccctcttcctccctgacaGCTAAGTGCTCTCAGTGTCCTTGGAAGCTCTGGCTGGGCTTGGAGGGGAAATGTCGAGGCAAACAACTCCTTGTCTCGAGCTGGTGTCTGTCCCTGGGCTGGTCCCCATCAGTGTGACTCCTTTGAGGTCTAAGGACCTCCCTGGGGTCCTCTGAGTAGCAGGTCCTTCCCCACTTCTTGGCTGCAGTGCAGAGGAAGAGGTCCCACCTGGGACTTTCTCTGCTTCTGGCAGTCAGATCACACCCATGGTCCTTCTAAGAAGACCTCCCTCTGGTCTTTAGTTTGACATCGACTGCGGCAGCCTGAGCAGCATGCCCACGGTGGTCTTTGAGATCAACAGCAGAATGTACCCACTGACGCCCTCCGCCTACACCAACCAGGTATGAGTCTCCGGAGAGGAAACCTGGGCTCACccagctcccctcctccctcctggcaACTCAGCACATTGGTGATAAGTGGCATGGGCTAGATGGAGAGAGCAGGACGTGCATTTAGATCACCTGGCCTTTCGGAGTGGGGCCTGTTGTCCTTGGGCCTCATTTGTGGCTGCGGCAGCCTCATCCTGGGAGAAATGGTGCAGACAGGAAGGACCAAGCCCAGCGgcctgagggagggtgggatgggcgGGACCACAGCCACCCATAGGAACCTCCATCCACTGCGCTAGCTTCTAAGCCCTGGGGCCTAGGGCTTTGTCTGGGATTTTTCTTGATAACCTGGGCTTTGTGGAGACCCAACCCTCATCCCTACTGCCCTGCTGGCTTCAGCTTTGACCTAATCCTGAGCACCCCGAACTGTCAAGGCCTTGGGTCCCCAGGCCTGTTCTGGCTGGTCACCAGGGCCGTAGGTGCTGAGAGCAGGAGggcggggggttggggaggaCCAGTGAGGGGGAATGAGGAGGGGACCCACCAGGTGATCTTGGATCTGACACTTCATTTCTGAATGtcaattttttcatctgttgAGTAGATGAATCTGATACTTGTTTGCTTAACTCAGAAGGTGATTTCAAGGGTGAGAGGAAACGATAGATGAGAGAGTGATTGGGGGTGGGGTCCGGAGAGGCACAGCCACTGGGGTTGGGACCAGCTTCATGTCGGCCTTCCCTTTCCCAGGACCAGGGCTTCTGCACCAGTGGCTTCCAGGGTGAAAATAATTCCCAGCAGTGGATCCTGGGGGATGTCTTCATCCGGGAGTATTACAGCGTCTTTGACAGGGCCGACAACCGCGTGGGGCTGGCCAAGGCCGTCTGATGGCACCGCTGACCAAGAGCCTCGCTGTCCCcaaacacacgcacatacacacatgcccccgcacgcacgcacacacacatgcacacacacatacacacacataggtGAGGTTTTCAAGCAGATGGTTCTCAATAAATACTACGTCTCTGCAAAGCCTGGCTTCCTTTGGGGCTGAATCCCTGCACCGCTCTGGGGGTGGGATGTGACAGTCACGTGGTGTGTTCGGCAGAACTGAGGCCACATGGGTAGGGGAGCACTGGGGACACTGTTGATGGATGGAGACTTTCACAAGGGAATTGGCCATTTCAAGCTCAGGTCAGGTTTTTAAAAGCAAGACCAGTCTTGCCTTCCTGTTCTCCTACTCCCCGTCTTTCTGGGGAAAGAGTGCAGTAAGGGAGACCTTTGCAGGATGAGACTTGTGCCCGGGGAACAAGGGCTTGAGGTGGGGCCGAGTAGAGAATATTGGCCTAGGGAGAGAATGGCTCTAGTTCTATTAAGAGAAGGGCTTGACTGCCATTTGGAGAAGACATTAGTGGAACAGGCAGAGGGCTTCTTGGAAGGTCTGAGGGCCCTGAGGTTGCTGTGGGGAAGAACCACAGCCCAGGGTCCCATCCTCAGTCTTAGAGACGCCACACCTGACTCGCCAGCGCCTGAAAAGTAGCTACATCGCCGGGGCAGACCCATGTCCACCGGCTCACAGAGGCGGACATGTCAAAGGTCAGCAAAGACCACAGCTGTCAGTGAACAGACCACGCATGCTCACAGGTCCCTGCAGCCTTCTGAGGAGGGGAGAGGCCACCGAGGAAATACAAATATCAGGGGGTCAGAACAAGGGCCTCTAGGCAGAGGTAAGAGGCTTTTCTCAGTCATGCTACTTTGAGGTGCTGTGAGAGGCAGGCTGGCCAACCTCCTGGGGAGACCCCAGTGCTCGGTCACTTGGCAGGAGCTGTGCACGTTTGCTCCCTCGACCCTCCTTCCCTTCGCTGCACCCCTTCTTTTGACAGTCTTTTCCCTAAAGGGGACGGTACCATTGATCAGCCTTCACTTTTCTAAATCACAGCCAATCTCGCCCCCAGTACAGTCACTGGGCTTTAAGTCACACCTTTATAGTAGCTGAACTCTCAGAAGGCCTTGGAAAGGGGGCTGGGACCACATTATTATCTAGTCCCTGCCCTCACTGTATCCTGACCACACGTGCCCTGCAAACAGCTGAGGGGCAGGTGAGTCACGTGGCATGTCTCAGAGGGCCTGAAGCTACAGGTGTGGCTGTGACACTTCACAAAGGAGGCCGTCCTTtaggaagggggcagggggctCCCACAGGAGCTGCAGATGGGGTCCTGTTGACGGGACCCTCTGGGGGCATCTCCCGGGGTCTTTCCCAGCTGTGCCCAAGCACAGACACGATGGGACCCAGGGTGGTGGAGACGCTGTGGCAGTGGCTTTCTCGTCTGTGGCTGAGCAGCCGGTCCTGGCCGTGGAGGGAACTGGGGACCGACCTCTGGTAGGGAAGAAGCAGGGCTGCACCGTGGTGGGTGACGTGGGAGAGGAAGGGCTCAGGCTGCAGCCCTGGGGAGCTGAGGGGCCTGGGGTGGGTTTGGGCAGAGGACACAGGAGAATGTTCTGGGACTTCAAGGGCAGAGGGCAGCGTTGGTGCTTCAGCCTTATGGGGTCGGGGAGGCGAGTGTGGTGCTGAGTAAGTTCTGGCATTAGGCACTTTGTAAAATCTAAGACCAATACTGCCTGTTTGCCAAGAATGAGACAGAACTGGGccactttcattatttttaggcttcctgtagattaaaaaaaaagccaaacaggCTCACAAAAATTGTGTTATATTTCAGTGGTTTACCCTTAACAAATTGTATTTTAAACATCCAGACGTCAATTGGAGGTAAGTAGAAAGTCATCATATTTATGTGATGACTTTCATAAATGGGAAGCTTGGACCAAATGGTCCCCCACCGCACCCATTGCCCACCTGGCCCGGGTAGAGACCCCTGTCCCGAGGGGGCAGCGCCCTCTGGGTCTCATGGGCCATGGCAGCCTCACAGTCTGCTCCTGGGATGTCTCCTGGCTGCAGAGAAAGCTCTGCTTGGAATGTTCTCCACAGTCCTACCCTTTGTCCAACTTTTAAGTGTCCTTCAAATCTCCCTTCAGTCCAGACCTCTTTAGGATCTCCTGACCAGGCCCGGGTTGGTGCCCTCCTGTGGCCCTGCTGCGCCCAGCCCTTTCCCTAGGGTAcacttggtatttttattttcttgtctgtctccctcacggACAGCGGGCTCCCTGAGCACAGACACTGTGTACCTCTCTTTGATGTCTTGCAGGCCTAACTCATGGAATGCCCCTATCGggtattgttgaatgaatgagtgaatgaatggacaaatgatTCACTCGTCCTGACGAGTCATACTACTCACTGCTGgtctcctctttcctccccatCTTCACAACCGCCCGCCCTCACTGCACACTCAGGCCTGCTCTCTACCTTTTCCCTCCCATTGTGAGCCTGGGGAATGGCTCAGCACATGCTGGGAGGACGCTGAAGGGGAGAGAAGGGGCCAAGCTGTCTGCAGGGTTTCAAGTTTCTGCCAAGGGGCCCCCACCAGGCTCTGAAGCAGGCCCAGAGCACTGGGGGTCTGCAAGGGGATAAAGGAGCCTTGGAAGGGGCACTCTGCCATTCCCTTGTGAAGAAGCCAACCTGGAGGCCAGTGAGATGTGATGCTGGGAGAGACCCTGCTGGGAGAGACCTGGCTGACTCACTACCAGGTCTCCTACCTGCGCTGTCTGCTGGTGAGAACCAGGGCCTGGCGGGGCAGCTGAGGAAGTCTCAGTGGCCA
Above is a window of Balaenoptera acutorostrata chromosome 1, mBalAcu1.1, whole genome shotgun sequence DNA encoding:
- the LOC103001873 gene encoding chymosin; translation: MRCLVVLFAVLALSQGTGITRWVIPLHKGKPLRKALKEHGLLEDFLQKHRSAVSSKYSSFGEVASEPLTSYLDSQYFGKIYIGTPPQEFTVVFDTGSSDLWVPSVYCKSDACQNHHRFDPSMSSTFQNLGKPLSIQYGTGSMQGFLGYDTVTVSNIADPQQTVGLSTQEPGDVFTYSEFDGILGLAYPSLASEYSVPVFDNMMNRHLVAQDLFSVYMDGNGQESMLTLGAIDPSYYTGSLHWVPVTLQKYWQFTLDSVTIGGVVVACDGGCQAILDTGTSILVGPSSDVLNIQMAIGATQNRYGEFDIDCGSLSSMPTVVFEINSRMYPLTPSAYTNQDQGFCTSGFQGENNSQQWILGDVFIREYYSVFDRADNRVGLAKAV